A section of the Prochlorococcus sp. MIT 1341 genome encodes:
- the bchI gene encoding magnesium chelatase ATPase subunit I: MSSSRKRRVFPFTAVIGQEEMKLALLLNVIDPRIGGVMIMGDRGTGKSTTIRALADLLPGIKVVAGDPYNSSPTDPDLQSSDVQQRLDNGEQLPVEQSQVPMVDLPLGATEDRLCGTIDIEKALSEGVRAFEPGLLAKANRGLLYVDEVNLLDDHLVDVLLDSAASGWNTVEREGVSVRHPARFVLIGSGNPEEGELRPQLLDRFGMSVEVRTVREAQLRVQVVDQRTAFDADPDSFVNAVNSDQEALQRRVVDAQERLDNVKVDDDLRLRISSVCGELDVDGLRGDIVTNRAARALAAFEGRTEVSEEDVARVVSCSLRHRLRKDPLEQVDSGDRVVKVFCKVFERSEDADRSDFELALAS; the protein is encoded by the coding sequence GTGAGTTCATCTAGGAAGAGAAGGGTCTTCCCCTTTACAGCTGTTATAGGGCAAGAAGAGATGAAATTAGCTCTTTTGCTCAATGTCATCGACCCACGAATTGGAGGGGTCATGATTATGGGAGATAGGGGTACTGGGAAATCCACAACAATTAGAGCCTTAGCAGATCTCCTGCCAGGTATAAAAGTTGTTGCTGGCGACCCATACAACAGTTCCCCAACAGATCCTGATTTGCAGAGTAGTGATGTTCAGCAAAGACTGGATAATGGAGAACAGCTTCCAGTGGAGCAAAGCCAGGTACCAATGGTTGATTTGCCGCTCGGAGCAACAGAAGATCGACTATGCGGAACTATTGATATTGAAAAAGCACTGAGTGAAGGTGTCAGAGCCTTTGAACCTGGTTTGCTTGCAAAGGCGAATAGGGGATTGCTCTATGTGGATGAGGTGAACCTTCTAGATGATCATCTTGTTGATGTACTTTTGGACTCCGCAGCTTCTGGTTGGAATACTGTTGAACGAGAGGGCGTTTCAGTGCGACATCCCGCCCGGTTTGTCTTAATTGGTTCAGGTAATCCAGAGGAGGGAGAATTAAGGCCACAACTTTTAGACCGTTTCGGGATGAGTGTCGAAGTAAGAACTGTTCGAGAAGCCCAATTACGTGTCCAGGTTGTTGACCAGCGGACTGCTTTCGATGCTGACCCTGATAGTTTCGTGAATGCTGTCAACTCAGATCAGGAGGCTTTGCAGAGAAGAGTCGTTGATGCGCAGGAAAGGCTGGATAATGTCAAAGTAGATGACGATCTTCGCTTGAGAATATCTTCTGTATGTGGTGAGTTAGACGTAGATGGTTTAAGGGGCGATATTGTTACAAATAGGGCAGCTAGGGCGCTTGCTGCTTTTGAAGGTAGGACGGAAGTTTCTGAAGAGGATGTGGCTAGAGTTGTTTCTTGTTCTTTACGCCATCGCCTTAGAAAAGATCCCTTAGAGCAGGTTGACTCTGGTGATCGGGTCGTAAAGGTTTTCTGTAAGGTTTTTGAGAGAAGCGAAGACGCAGATCGATCTGATTTTGAACTTGCCTTAGCGAGCTGA
- a CDS encoding serine hydrolase gives MAILGIGFGLVIGSAIKMLRPSSVRDFELKNVFNKGVDSSDSLISRIRKSSNKNQSYKLELGSFNPKTEVIELSSRWASIAKQHPDLIVSAYMLILDDGRYAKYNPDIELPAASSIKTAVLIALLQQVETGKIRWNELLELKEDVIAGGAGWMALKPIGTVFPVHDTATEMIRVSDNTATNLLIKRIGGLDFLNANFKALGLKSTIINNFLPDLSGTNITSARDLAMAIALVDTGKVLGTRARDLFREVMSTSVSNRLIPAGLLKGLGVNEEDPDKTLLIKGYRVYNKTGDIGIAYADAGLIELPDGRRAVAGFLVKGPFNDPRSREMIRDLVASMIPTLVRL, from the coding sequence ATAAAAATGCTAAGGCCATCTTCTGTTAGGGATTTTGAGCTTAAAAATGTGTTTAACAAAGGGGTTGATTCTAGTGATTCTTTGATTTCTCGAATAAGAAAATCCTCCAACAAAAATCAAAGCTACAAATTAGAGTTAGGAAGTTTTAACCCTAAAACTGAAGTTATTGAATTGAGTTCCCGTTGGGCTTCTATAGCAAAACAGCATCCCGATCTAATAGTGAGTGCATATATGCTTATTTTGGATGATGGAAGATACGCAAAATATAATCCAGATATTGAATTACCTGCAGCCAGTTCAATTAAGACAGCAGTTCTTATTGCATTACTTCAACAAGTTGAAACAGGGAAGATTAGATGGAATGAACTGCTTGAATTAAAGGAAGATGTGATTGCGGGTGGAGCAGGTTGGATGGCTCTTAAACCAATAGGGACAGTATTTCCGGTTCATGATACTGCGACAGAAATGATTAGGGTAAGTGATAATACTGCAACAAACCTCTTAATTAAGAGGATTGGTGGCCTAGATTTTTTAAATGCTAATTTTAAAGCTTTAGGATTAAAATCTACAATTATAAATAATTTCCTTCCTGATTTATCAGGAACAAATATTACAAGTGCGAGAGATCTAGCAATGGCTATTGCACTTGTAGATACTGGTAAGGTTCTAGGCACTAGAGCAAGGGACCTTTTTAGAGAAGTAATGAGCACATCTGTGAGCAATCGTTTGATCCCTGCAGGCTTACTTAAAGGCCTTGGAGTTAATGAGGAAGACCCAGATAAGACTCTGCTAATAAAGGGTTATCGTGTCTATAATAAAACAGGAGATATAGGAATTGCATACGCTGATGCAGGTTTAATAGAGCTTCCTGATGGAAGGAGGGCAGTCGCAGGGTTTTTAGTTAAGGGTCCTTTTAATGACCCTAGATCAAGGGAAATGATTAGAGATTTAGTTGCTTCAATGATCCCAACGCTTGTGAGGTTATAA